The Cellulomonas wangleii genome includes a region encoding these proteins:
- a CDS encoding DJ-1/PfpI family protein, which produces MSPVRAFLKVVLLVLAALALPVALGAPTVVHAVTGLNAPRTDAVSPTPAPVAYDPTRPTVAVVVGDAGAVASDVLAPYEILAGTGAFNVYTVAPASHPVPLTGGLDLVPDLTFAGLENLLGGPADLVVVPAMPDVGRPTTKPVTAWLTTQADGGSVILSVCNGAAVVASAGLLDGHRATAHWLRLDEWAGTYPGVDWVAGTRYVDDGAVISTAGVLSGIDGTLHVVQRLVGADAAVRAARAIGWPYEASSGPPRMARARLAPSDAVVAFRTGFGWDRPRIGVQLADGVGEVEVASVFDTYAQSLAADTVAVGDGRVTSRHGLTFVPRTASVAGLDRLVVPGTTEHRTVPGIDAVHPHERPGFAYDAVLQDLARTTDVATARWTAKVLEYPVDGLSLEGPSWPWALTLRALALGMLGVLLALGALGLVGRRTRATRGAR; this is translated from the coding sequence CGCCCCGACGGTCGTCCACGCCGTCACCGGCCTCAACGCCCCGCGGACCGACGCCGTGTCCCCGACCCCGGCGCCGGTCGCGTACGACCCGACCAGACCGACCGTGGCCGTCGTGGTCGGGGACGCGGGCGCCGTCGCGTCCGACGTCCTGGCCCCGTACGAGATCCTCGCCGGCACGGGTGCGTTCAACGTCTACACCGTGGCGCCCGCGAGCCACCCGGTGCCCCTCACCGGCGGGCTCGACCTCGTCCCGGACCTCACGTTCGCCGGGCTCGAGAACCTCCTGGGTGGTCCGGCGGACCTCGTGGTCGTGCCCGCGATGCCCGACGTCGGCCGCCCTACGACGAAGCCCGTCACGGCATGGCTCACCACCCAGGCGGACGGGGGCTCGGTCATCCTCAGCGTCTGCAACGGAGCCGCCGTGGTCGCCTCGGCCGGACTGCTCGACGGCCACCGCGCCACGGCGCACTGGCTGCGCCTCGACGAGTGGGCCGGCACCTACCCCGGCGTCGACTGGGTCGCCGGGACCCGGTACGTGGACGACGGTGCGGTCATCAGCACGGCCGGCGTCCTGTCGGGGATCGACGGCACCCTGCACGTCGTGCAGCGGCTGGTGGGAGCGGACGCCGCGGTGCGGGCCGCACGGGCGATCGGCTGGCCGTACGAGGCGTCGAGCGGCCCGCCGCGGATGGCGCGGGCGCGGCTCGCACCGTCCGACGCCGTCGTCGCGTTCCGCACCGGCTTCGGCTGGGACCGTCCGCGCATCGGCGTCCAGCTCGCCGACGGGGTCGGCGAGGTCGAGGTCGCCTCGGTGTTCGACACGTACGCGCAGTCGCTGGCCGCGGACACGGTCGCCGTGGGCGACGGGCGGGTGACGTCGCGTCACGGGCTGACGTTCGTGCCGCGCACCGCGTCGGTGGCCGGGCTCGACCGGCTCGTCGTCCCGGGCACGACCGAGCACCGCACCGTCCCGGGGATCGACGCCGTGCACCCCCACGAGCGGCCCGGCTTCGCGTACGACGCCGTGCTGCAGGACCTGGCACGGACGACCGACGTGGCCACCGCACGGTGGACGGCGAAGGTCCTCGAGTACCCCGTCGACGGACTGTCGCTCGAGGGCCCGTCCTGGCCGTGGGCGCTGACGCTGCGAGCGCTCGCGCTCGGAATGCTCGGCGTGCTGCTCGCGCTCGGTGCGCTCGGGCTCGTGGGCCGCAGGACGCGTGCCACGCGCGGCGCACGGTGA
- a CDS encoding alpha/beta hydrolase, producing the protein MGTLFAVVAMTPSLLPRDWLYQGLVSGISGALGYGVGVALARVLRLVPAWRRLVATTRGRVPTALASRQLPAVVALCAAAVVAMLVVGAGWQRAMTAAVGMPPPSTLDWLRAGPLLVLIAVVLVLAARGVWWVSRRVDALLERRLHWPHAVASVVATVLVLGGVVLVNDVLLHRVLGAADAAFAARNADDHPGVERPSAAERSGAAGSLVAWESLGREGRRFVAGGPSTDDLQTAVPDAAPATPVRVYVGIENAGTAGERAALAVEELERTGAFERQVLLLVTTTGSGWVNEAAVAPLELMYAGDTAAVATQYSYLPSWLSFLVDRSRAGQESRALTAAVEEHLAGMPADERPLLLAYGESLGSYGSETAYASLADIRERTDGVLWAGPPDANPVWHALVERRDPGTPAVAPVYASGLFVRFAGDAAQITTPTTRWEPPRALYLQHADDPVVWWSPDVLLSAPDRLREQPAGTDRPAMRWFPVVTFWQLTFDLLNAKSVPDGYGHNYDGLVLDGWVGVVPPDGWTVTDTERVRAVLTR; encoded by the coding sequence ATGGGGACGCTCTTCGCCGTGGTCGCGATGACGCCGTCCCTGCTGCCGCGCGACTGGCTCTACCAGGGGCTCGTGTCGGGGATCTCCGGCGCGCTGGGGTACGGGGTCGGCGTAGCGCTCGCCCGGGTCCTGCGGCTCGTGCCCGCATGGCGCCGGCTCGTGGCCACGACGCGCGGACGGGTCCCGACGGCACTCGCGTCCCGGCAGCTGCCGGCCGTCGTCGCGCTCTGCGCCGCCGCCGTGGTCGCCATGCTCGTCGTGGGTGCCGGTTGGCAGAGGGCGATGACGGCGGCCGTCGGCATGCCGCCGCCCTCGACCCTCGACTGGCTGCGGGCCGGGCCGCTCCTCGTGCTCATCGCCGTCGTGCTCGTCCTGGCGGCGCGCGGGGTGTGGTGGGTGAGCCGCCGCGTCGACGCACTCCTGGAGCGGCGGCTGCACTGGCCCCACGCGGTGGCGTCCGTGGTGGCGACCGTGCTCGTCCTCGGCGGGGTCGTGCTCGTCAACGACGTGCTGCTGCACCGCGTGCTCGGCGCGGCGGACGCCGCGTTCGCCGCACGCAACGCCGATGACCACCCGGGTGTGGAACGCCCGTCGGCGGCCGAGCGCTCCGGCGCGGCGGGATCGCTCGTGGCCTGGGAGTCCCTCGGCCGCGAGGGGCGCCGCTTCGTCGCCGGTGGCCCGAGCACCGACGACCTGCAGACTGCCGTGCCGGACGCCGCACCGGCGACGCCCGTCCGCGTCTACGTCGGCATCGAGAACGCCGGCACCGCTGGTGAGCGCGCCGCGCTGGCGGTCGAGGAGCTCGAGCGCACCGGCGCGTTCGAGCGGCAGGTCCTGCTGCTGGTGACGACGACCGGGAGCGGGTGGGTCAACGAGGCCGCGGTCGCGCCGCTCGAGCTGATGTACGCCGGGGACACCGCGGCGGTCGCCACCCAGTACTCGTACCTGCCGAGCTGGCTGTCCTTCCTCGTCGACCGCTCCCGGGCCGGCCAGGAGTCGCGTGCCCTGACCGCGGCCGTCGAGGAGCACCTCGCCGGGATGCCCGCGGACGAGCGCCCGCTGCTGCTCGCCTACGGCGAGAGCCTCGGCTCGTACGGCAGCGAGACGGCGTACGCCTCCCTGGCGGACATCCGCGAGCGCACCGACGGGGTGCTGTGGGCGGGCCCCCCGGACGCGAACCCCGTCTGGCACGCCCTGGTCGAGCGGCGGGATCCCGGGACGCCCGCCGTGGCGCCCGTCTACGCGAGCGGCCTGTTCGTCCGCTTCGCCGGCGACGCCGCGCAGATCACCACGCCGACGACGCGGTGGGAGCCGCCGCGGGCGCTGTACCTGCAGCACGCCGACGACCCGGTCGTGTGGTGGAGCCCCGACGTGCTGCTGTCGGCCCCCGACCGACTGCGTGAGCAACCCGCCGGCACCGACCGCCCGGCGATGCGGTGGTTCCCGGTGGTGACGTTCTGGCAGCTGACGTTCGACCTGCTCAACGCGAAGTCGGTGCCCGACGGGTACGGGCACAACTACGACGGGCTGGTCCTCGACGGGTGGGTGGGCGTGGTGCCGCCCGACGGGTGGACGGTCACGGACACGGAGCGGGTGCGCGCGGTGCTCACGCGGTGA